From the genome of Flavobacterium luteolum, one region includes:
- the nrdD gene encoding anaerobic ribonucleoside-triphosphate reductase, giving the protein MKTKTRKILEENKSQRSKCLVYTRVMGYHRPVESFNIGKKGEHQQRTHFEETIIY; this is encoded by the coding sequence ATGAAAACGAAAACGCGTAAAATTCTAGAAGAGAACAAATCCCAAAGAAGTAAATGTTTGGTTTATACACGTGTAATGGGATATCACAGACCTGTAGAAAGTTTTAATATTGGAAAAAAAGGTGAACACCAACAGCGTACACATTTCGAAGAAACCATTATCTATTAA
- the aspT gene encoding aspartate-alanine antiporter: MVTAILREHPELALFLCLALGFLIGRIKIGTFKIGVVLGTLFAGVLIGQLDIEIPGIVKTIFFDFFLFSTGYKVGPQFFQGFKKNAFPQLLLTLVICLSCLLVAYSVSTFLGYDIGTAAGLLAGAFSESTVIGTASDAISHLNLADAEKSRLINNIPVAYSVTYLVGAASFVFFLTGIAPKLLGINLVEESEKLAETISGETEYGPGMRSAYQRWIIRAYKITNEKWIGISISEFERLISNKNIVIQRIRHEHQLLDPKPDTIIYKDDVLVIMGQHGIILDSLFSIGPEILDEELLNFPLAHLDVTITNKAIEGITVKALRKASFYHGLMLNKITRENHEIPLQSRTVLNRGDILNLSGRPAKLEEAAKEIGYLDRLTPETDIIFVGLGIVLGGLLGLLSVTLFGVSVTLTTSGGALVMGLIFGWLHSRTPVFGRIPEPALWIFDNVGLAAFIGLVGLAAGPSFISGLKETGFGILLAGVAVAIIPHIIGLYFGRYILKINPLILLGAQTGAGTSTIGLKAVQDASGSKFPVLGYTIPYALANILLTAFGPILVGMMS; the protein is encoded by the coding sequence ATGGTTACAGCTATACTTAGAGAACATCCTGAATTGGCACTTTTTTTATGCCTAGCTCTTGGATTCTTAATCGGACGCATTAAGATAGGAACATTTAAAATAGGTGTTGTATTAGGGACTTTATTTGCTGGAGTACTAATTGGTCAGTTGGATATTGAAATCCCCGGTATTGTAAAAACCATTTTCTTTGATTTTTTTCTCTTTTCTACAGGGTATAAAGTTGGGCCTCAATTTTTTCAAGGTTTTAAAAAGAATGCATTTCCACAATTACTGCTTACTTTGGTGATTTGTTTATCGTGCCTTTTAGTAGCATATTCTGTCTCTACTTTTTTAGGTTATGATATAGGAACGGCAGCAGGATTGTTAGCAGGGGCATTTTCTGAATCAACTGTGATTGGTACTGCTTCAGATGCTATTAGTCACTTAAATCTTGCTGATGCAGAAAAAAGCCGATTAATCAATAATATTCCCGTAGCCTATTCTGTAACTTATCTAGTAGGAGCAGCGTCTTTTGTTTTCTTTTTAACCGGAATTGCTCCGAAACTACTTGGAATTAATTTAGTTGAAGAAAGTGAAAAGTTGGCAGAAACCATTTCTGGTGAAACTGAGTATGGTCCTGGAATGAGAAGTGCCTACCAGAGATGGATTATCCGAGCCTATAAAATAACCAACGAGAAATGGATAGGAATCAGTATAAGCGAGTTTGAAAGATTAATATCTAACAAGAATATTGTGATCCAAAGGATACGCCATGAGCATCAATTGCTAGACCCAAAACCTGATACTATAATTTATAAAGATGATGTTTTGGTTATTATGGGACAGCACGGAATCATTTTAGACAGTCTCTTTTCTATTGGGCCAGAAATCTTGGATGAAGAATTGTTAAATTTCCCATTAGCACATTTAGATGTTACAATCACTAATAAAGCAATTGAAGGAATAACAGTAAAAGCTCTTCGAAAAGCCAGTTTTTATCATGGACTAATGTTAAACAAAATAACGAGAGAGAATCATGAAATACCGCTTCAGTCGAGAACGGTTTTAAATAGAGGTGATATTTTGAATCTTTCAGGAAGACCTGCAAAACTGGAAGAAGCAGCGAAAGAAATAGGTTATCTGGATCGTTTAACTCCGGAGACCGATATTATTTTTGTCGGTTTAGGTATTGTTCTTGGCGGACTTTTAGGTTTGCTTTCGGTAACATTATTTGGAGTTTCGGTAACTTTAACAACAAGCGGTGGCGCTTTGGTAATGGGACTTATTTTTGGCTGGCTGCATTCTAGAACTCCAGTTTTTGGCAGAATTCCAGAACCCGCCTTGTGGATATTTGATAACGTTGGTCTTGCAGCGTTTATTGGTCTTGTTGGTTTAGCTGCCGGGCCAAGTTTTATTTCTGGCCTTAAAGAAACGGGATTCGGTATTTTACTTGCAGGTGTGGCTGTTGCGATAATCCCTCATATCATTGGACTGTATTTTGGAAGGTATATATTAAAAATTAATCCTTTAATCTTACTTGGAGCACAAACAGGAGCAGGAACATCAACAATCGGATTAAAAGCTGTTCAAGATGCATCAGGGAGTAAATTTCCAGTTTTAGGCTATACTATTCCTTACGCATTGGCCAATATACTACTGACTGCTTTTGGGCCTATACTTGTAGGGATGATGTCTTAA
- a CDS encoding CopD family protein — protein sequence MTLHHFVLILHLLAATIWVGGHLLLAICYLPTALKKKDPKIILNFEKKYEKLGMSSLALLIITGIWMAYDFGITAETWFHFSSGFEKVVSIKLILLFCTFFCAVCAQFFIIPKLRPNNINKMAVIILTVTSIGVAMLVLGSTIRYGGI from the coding sequence ATGACTTTGCATCATTTTGTACTAATACTTCATCTATTGGCGGCCACAATATGGGTTGGCGGTCATTTACTTTTGGCTATCTGCTATCTTCCGACAGCACTGAAGAAAAAAGACCCTAAGATTATTTTAAATTTTGAAAAGAAATACGAAAAACTCGGTATGTCTTCTCTCGCTTTACTTATCATAACTGGAATCTGGATGGCTTATGATTTTGGCATCACTGCCGAAACCTGGTTTCACTTTTCCAGCGGATTTGAAAAAGTAGTTTCTATAAAACTGATATTGCTTTTCTGTACTTTCTTTTGTGCGGTCTGTGCACAATTTTTTATTATTCCAAAACTTAGACCCAATAATATCAATAAAATGGCTGTTATTATATTAACGGTTACTTCAATTGGTGTTGCAATGCTGGTTTTAGGGTCAACAATTCGTTATGGTGGAATTTAA
- a CDS encoding DUF1772 domain-containing protein, with protein sequence MKLTDIILIIAATFTALMAGLFFSYSVSVTLGLGKLNDKEFLSAMQHINKEIQNPLFFTCFFGALIMLVIVCISRYNQNSFIFLITATLIYLLGVFVVTAFENVPLNNKLEVFDISNSTEIAVKQMRNIFEKRWNFWNNIRTVFSILSLLLVILACIQENK encoded by the coding sequence ATGAAACTGACTGATATCATACTTATTATTGCGGCAACTTTTACTGCTTTAATGGCTGGTCTTTTCTTTTCCTACTCTGTTTCTGTTACGTTAGGTTTAGGAAAATTGAACGATAAAGAATTTCTTAGCGCTATGCAGCACATAAATAAAGAAATTCAAAATCCATTATTTTTCACTTGCTTTTTTGGTGCTTTAATAATGCTTGTTATTGTGTGTATATCACGTTACAATCAAAACTCATTTATATTTTTAATTACCGCAACGTTGATCTATTTATTAGGTGTTTTTGTGGTAACGGCTTTTGAAAACGTTCCGCTGAACAACAAACTTGAAGTTTTCGACATTTCAAATTCAACAGAAATAGCCGTAAAGCAAATGCGAAATATATTTGAAAAACGTTGGAATTTTTGGAACAACATAAGAACCGTTTTCTCAATATTAAGTTTACTACTTGTAATTTTAGCCTGTATTCAAGAAAACAAATAA
- a CDS encoding NAD(P)-dependent oxidoreductase has protein sequence MNIIIFGATGTVGQELVKQAIAQGHQVTAFVRNPEKMQHADNTNLMLYKGDVLNSKEVENALKNQDAVLCALGDGRTGTIRAAGTKTIIEAMGNTGIKRLICQTTLGMGESYANLNFVWKHIMFGMLLKKAFADHKLQEHYILNSDLDYSIVRPSAFTDGEITNQFKIGFDGNLKGLNLKISRADVANFMLQQVLAKEYLKKAVSISN, from the coding sequence ATGAACATTATAATTTTTGGAGCAACAGGAACAGTAGGTCAAGAACTCGTAAAACAGGCAATAGCACAAGGCCATCAAGTCACAGCCTTTGTTCGCAATCCTGAAAAAATGCAACATGCAGACAACACGAATTTAATGCTATACAAAGGAGATGTATTAAATAGCAAAGAAGTAGAAAATGCATTAAAAAATCAAGATGCGGTCTTGTGCGCCTTAGGTGATGGTAGAACAGGAACAATCAGAGCTGCGGGAACCAAAACGATCATTGAGGCAATGGGAAATACCGGAATAAAAAGATTGATCTGCCAAACTACATTAGGAATGGGTGAAAGTTACGCAAACCTAAATTTTGTCTGGAAACACATCATGTTTGGAATGCTGCTAAAAAAAGCTTTTGCAGATCATAAATTACAGGAGCACTATATTTTAAACAGCGATTTGGATTATTCCATTGTAAGACCAAGTGCTTTCACAGACGGAGAAATTACCAACCAATTTAAAATTGGGTTTGATGGGAATCTCAAAGGGCTCAATTTGAAAATTTCCCGCGCAGATGTTGCGAACTTCATGCTGCAACAGGTTTTAGCAAAAGAGTATTTGAAAAAAGCGGTTAGTATTTCTAATTAA
- a CDS encoding helix-turn-helix domain-containing protein translates to MNFQTIIPDRSISLFVKNIWVFESEENNATTSLPFFADGFPGLMFHQSENGLTVKPHDKKMPEIFVYGQTINPIVLELSGSYSILVFQLYPFVLQTFFGILPQSINDNCYYLDNADNKITALNLELISCKTANEKIDIISNLLLHYFETKKQNLDLEIRQAIAEIIDAKGQVPIRAIAEKQKINLRTFERRFLKETGLSPKQFAQILQFQASLEQLSIKNYTKLTDIVYENGFADQSHFIKVFKAFTGKTPKKFSK, encoded by the coding sequence ATGAATTTTCAAACCATAATACCAGATAGATCTATTTCGCTTTTTGTAAAAAATATTTGGGTATTTGAAAGTGAAGAGAACAACGCTACAACGAGTTTGCCATTTTTTGCAGATGGTTTTCCTGGTTTGATGTTCCATCAGTCCGAAAATGGATTGACGGTGAAACCTCACGATAAAAAAATGCCAGAAATTTTTGTTTACGGGCAAACCATCAATCCCATTGTGCTAGAACTTTCAGGATCTTACTCTATTCTAGTTTTTCAGCTGTATCCTTTTGTGCTGCAAACCTTCTTTGGTATTCTTCCACAAAGCATAAATGACAACTGCTATTATTTAGACAATGCAGACAACAAAATCACAGCACTTAATCTGGAATTGATTTCCTGCAAAACTGCAAATGAAAAAATTGACATTATTTCTAATTTACTTTTACATTATTTTGAAACCAAAAAACAAAACCTCGATCTAGAAATACGTCAAGCAATTGCAGAAATTATAGATGCAAAGGGACAAGTGCCTATTCGAGCCATTGCTGAGAAGCAAAAAATCAATCTGCGAACTTTTGAAAGGAGATTTTTAAAAGAAACAGGACTTTCGCCCAAACAATTTGCGCAAATATTGCAATTTCAAGCTTCATTGGAACAATTATCCATAAAAAACTACACAAAATTGACTGACATAGTTTACGAAAATGGCTTTGCAGATCAATCGCATTTCATCAAAGTGTTTAAAGCATTTACAGGCAAAACACCAAAAAAATTCAGTAAATAG
- a CDS encoding ribonucleoside triphosphate reductase, protein MEKYVIKRNGDYKPFEAYKIQDAIQKAFQSVSQPVDKRIFKTVLSGLEAKFSWPVEEIQDIIERVLFENGYFQTMRSFIIYRHTRKLQREHINGLNDDTTYIDSTQTVEEYINQSDWRINANANISYSNAGLVSNTAGKVIANYWLDKIYNKEEGSAHRNGDIHIHDLDCLTGYCAGWSLRVLLNEGFNGVRGRVESRPPSHFREALGQMANFLGILQSEWAGAQAFSSFDTYLAPYVFKDQLSYDEVLKGIRSFVYNLNVPARWGQSPFTNITLDWNVPEDLKEQIPTRNDEHLFLKVTDENLILEAKNRGVSKLIDLKYADFQKEMNLINKAYYTIMTEGDANGQPFTFPIPTVNITEDFDWNGENVDLLFENTAKIGSSYFQNFIGSQYLLDENGNRIENPDAYKPNAVRSMCCRLQLDLRELLKRGNGLFGSAEMTGSIGVVTINMARLGYLHKGNIITLFEHLDELLQIAKSTLEKKRIFIQQMYDRGLYPYTQRYLKHFRNHFSTIGVNGMNEMVINFSEGKQNITDTSGIHFATEILDHIRLRMKEFQEETGNLYNLEATPAEGTTYRFAKEDKKRFPEILQAGQNENIYYTNSSQIPVDHTDDPFEALLLQDELQCKYTGGTVLHLYMREKISSSEACKNFVKKVLTNFKLPYITVTPIFSICPIHGYLNGEHEYCPKCDEILLNKNNQKHLAYENENA, encoded by the coding sequence ATGGAAAAATATGTAATCAAACGTAATGGGGATTATAAGCCTTTTGAAGCTTATAAAATTCAGGATGCCATTCAAAAAGCCTTTCAGAGCGTCAGTCAGCCTGTCGACAAAAGAATTTTCAAAACTGTTCTTTCTGGTCTTGAGGCAAAGTTTTCTTGGCCTGTAGAAGAAATTCAGGACATCATAGAAAGAGTACTTTTTGAAAATGGATATTTCCAGACCATGCGTTCGTTTATAATTTATCGCCATACGAGAAAATTGCAGCGAGAACATATTAATGGTTTAAACGATGACACCACTTACATAGACAGTACGCAAACTGTTGAAGAATACATCAACCAATCAGATTGGCGAATTAATGCGAATGCAAATATTTCGTATTCAAACGCGGGACTAGTCAGCAATACCGCTGGAAAAGTAATCGCCAATTATTGGCTGGATAAAATATATAATAAAGAAGAAGGTTCTGCTCATAGGAATGGCGACATACATATCCATGATTTGGATTGTCTTACCGGATACTGCGCTGGTTGGAGCTTGCGTGTGCTATTAAATGAAGGTTTTAATGGCGTGCGTGGCCGTGTCGAGAGCAGACCTCCTTCTCATTTTAGAGAAGCATTAGGGCAAATGGCTAATTTCTTAGGAATTCTGCAAAGCGAATGGGCAGGCGCTCAAGCTTTCAGTTCTTTTGATACCTATTTGGCTCCTTATGTTTTTAAAGATCAGCTTTCTTATGATGAAGTTTTAAAAGGAATTAGAAGTTTTGTTTACAATCTAAATGTGCCGGCACGCTGGGGCCAATCGCCTTTTACGAATATTACCTTGGATTGGAATGTGCCAGAAGATTTAAAAGAACAGATTCCAACTCGAAATGACGAACATTTGTTTTTAAAGGTTACTGATGAAAATCTGATTCTGGAAGCTAAAAACAGAGGCGTTTCAAAATTGATAGATTTAAAATATGCTGATTTTCAAAAAGAAATGAATCTTATCAATAAAGCGTATTACACCATTATGACCGAAGGTGATGCAAACGGACAGCCTTTTACGTTCCCTATTCCAACAGTAAATATTACAGAAGATTTTGACTGGAACGGAGAAAATGTCGATTTGCTTTTTGAAAACACAGCTAAAATTGGTTCATCTTATTTCCAGAATTTTATTGGAAGCCAATATCTTTTGGACGAAAATGGAAATCGAATCGAAAATCCAGATGCTTATAAACCAAATGCGGTACGCAGTATGTGCTGTCGTTTACAGCTCGATTTAAGAGAATTGCTAAAACGCGGAAACGGTCTCTTTGGAAGTGCCGAAATGACGGGAAGTATTGGCGTCGTAACCATCAACATGGCGCGTCTCGGATATTTGCATAAAGGAAACATCATTACTTTATTTGAACACTTAGATGAATTGCTTCAAATAGCTAAATCGACTTTAGAAAAGAAAAGAATCTTCATCCAGCAAATGTATGACCGCGGACTTTATCCGTATACGCAGCGTTATTTGAAACATTTTAGAAATCATTTTTCTACCATTGGCGTAAACGGAATGAACGAAATGGTTATAAATTTTTCTGAAGGAAAACAAAATATAACGGATACCTCAGGAATTCATTTTGCAACCGAAATTCTCGATCATATTCGACTGCGAATGAAAGAATTTCAAGAAGAAACTGGAAACCTTTATAACCTAGAAGCAACTCCAGCAGAGGGAACAACGTATCGTTTTGCAAAGGAAGACAAAAAACGTTTTCCTGAAATACTGCAAGCGGGACAAAATGAAAATATATACTATACGAATAGTTCACAAATTCCAGTCGATCATACCGATGATCCTTTTGAAGCCTTATTGCTTCAAGATGAATTACAATGCAAATATACTGGCGGTACAGTTTTGCATCTTTATATGAGAGAAAAAATAAGCAGTTCTGAAGCTTGTAAAAACTTCGTTAAAAAAGTTCTCACCAACTTTAAACTGCCCTATATAACCGTAACACCAATTTTCAGCATCTGCCCTATTCATGGCTATTTAAATGGTGAACATGAATACTGTCCAAAATGCGATGAAATTTTACTCAATAAAAACAATCAAAAACACTTGGCTTATGAAAACGAAAACGCGTAA
- a CDS encoding anaerobic ribonucleoside-triphosphate reductase activating protein has protein sequence MNTNSVHISKKPLSIKGIYSLTPFTLLDYPHKTACIVWFAGCNMRCLYCYNPDIVLGKGKIDFDSVLSFLKTRKGLLDGVVLSGGECTLHKKIIDFIKEIKTMGFAVKIDTNGSSPKILNSLIHDQLIDYVALDFKSLPHTFKHLTQSGLFSEFEESLKHLIHSNLPFEVRTTFHSSLIEEKDFAKMIEYLENQNFEGNYYVQHFMNNVPTLSKLDVSNKEIQLKNFSTPKIKVIFRD, from the coding sequence GTGAACACCAACAGCGTACACATTTCGAAGAAACCATTATCTATTAAAGGAATATATAGCCTCACGCCTTTTACTTTATTAGATTATCCGCATAAAACGGCCTGCATTGTGTGGTTTGCAGGCTGTAACATGCGGTGTTTATACTGCTATAATCCAGATATTGTTTTAGGAAAAGGAAAAATAGATTTTGATTCTGTTCTTTCCTTCCTAAAAACTAGAAAAGGATTATTAGACGGCGTAGTATTAAGCGGTGGCGAATGTACTTTACACAAAAAAATAATTGATTTTATAAAAGAAATCAAAACAATGGGATTTGCGGTAAAAATAGACACCAACGGTTCCAGCCCAAAAATATTGAACAGCCTGATTCATGATCAATTAATTGATTATGTAGCGTTAGATTTCAAAAGTCTTCCTCATACCTTTAAACACCTAACGCAATCAGGCTTATTTTCAGAATTTGAAGAAAGTTTAAAACATTTGATTCACTCGAACCTTCCATTTGAAGTTCGTACCACTTTTCATTCTTCTTTGATTGAAGAAAAAGATTTCGCAAAAATGATTGAATACTTAGAGAATCAAAATTTTGAAGGAAATTATTATGTACAGCATTTTATGAATAATGTGCCAACGCTTTCAAAACTAGACGTTTCAAACAAAGAAATACAACTTAAAAACTTCTCTACTCCAAAAATAAAAGTTATTTTTAGAGATTGA